Proteins encoded in a region of the Schistocerca serialis cubense isolate TAMUIC-IGC-003099 chromosome 6, iqSchSeri2.2, whole genome shotgun sequence genome:
- the LOC126484853 gene encoding piggyBac transposable element-derived protein 3-like, whose amino-acid sequence MSGFLTDADLEHIMNLPDNEFNASIDVPDGDISDVGDEDKDETVETDESSQAISEAAVTNFIQMVEKEDGTEISAIREEQEIEYEFPKVGITNRKYNKEHHLHVSSSSSSQVKHRCKRGDYKFRKCDFVVQDTEWKGSLPPPLIAEQSNIYALQKDSVSLQTSKNEMEQFVGILLHMAIIKMPSIHLYWLNECRYSPIADVMSRTRFFQLLLYFHVVNNQDLPEANSNRDKLFKIRPLLSALQSSLKTLPPEQYQAVDEQIIPFKSRSSLKQFVRNKPQKWDYKSFTRAGASGMMYDFEIYVGKNTCSDRGLGLSGNIVLALAETLPEKQHFKVFADRWFSSIPLAIALKERGIELCGTIRTDRMGKCPLKTEVELKKTGRGSCDWRQQTTYL is encoded by the exons ATGTCTGGCTTTTTGACTGATGCTGACCTAGAACATATTATGAATTTACCCGATAATGAGTTcaatgcatccattgatgtcccTGATGGGGATATATCAGATGTTGGAGACGAAGATAAAGATGAAACTGTCGAAACTGATGAAAGTTCTCAAGCTATTTCCGAAGCAGCTGTCACGAATTTCATTCAGATGGTGGAAAAGGAGGATGGAACTGAAATTTCGGCAATTAGAGAGGAGCAAGAGATAGAATATGAATTTCCAAAGGTAGGGATCACTAACAGAA aatacaacaagGAGCACCATCTacacgtgagcagcagcagcagcagccaagtAAAACATAGATGTAAGCGTGGTGattataaatttagaaaatgtGATTTTGTGGTACAAGACACAGAATGGAAAGGATCACTTCCACCACCACTCATTGCTGAGCAGTCCAATATCTATGCTTTGCAGaaagattcagtttctttgcagacGAGCAAAAATGAAATGGAGCAGTTTGTTGGTATTTTACTGCACATGGCCATAATCAAAATGCCTTCCATTCATTTATACTGGTTGAATGAGTGTAGGTATTCACCAATAGCTGATGTGATGAGCAGAACTCGCTTCTTCCAGCTActgttgtattttcatgttgtcaaTAATCAAGACTTGCCTGAAGCTAATAGTAATCGTGACAAACTCTTCAAGATTCGCCCACTTTTATCTGCATTGCAGTCATCATTGAAGACACTCCCTCCAGAACAATACCAAGCTGTTGATGAACAGATAATACCATTCAAGAGTAGAAGCAGTTTGAAACAGTTCGTAAGAAATAAGCCTCAAAAGTGGGACTACAAATCTTTTACAAGAGCTGGTGCTTCAGGCATGATGTATGATTTTGAAATTTATGTTGGCAAAAACACCTGCAGTGATAGAGGATTAGGTTTGTCTGGGAATATTGTTTTGGCATTGGCGGAAACATTGCCAGAGAAACAGCATTTCAAAGTGTTTGCTGATAGATGGTTTTCGTCTATACCATTAGCAATTGCCCTGAAAGAAAGGGGCATTGAATTGTGTGGCACTATCAGGACAGACAGGATGGGAAAATGTCCCTTGAAAACTGAAGTGGAGCTCAAGAAAACTGGACGTGGCTCCTGTGACTGGAGACAACAAACAACGTATCTTTAG